The Helicoverpa zea isolate HzStark_Cry1AcR chromosome 2, ilHelZeax1.1, whole genome shotgun sequence DNA window ctataccAGAACATACGAGTAGATTTCTTTTTACCCATGTCTGGGAAGCAGTTccctcgggatgcgggtgaatccGCAGGCGGAAGTTACTCTTAAAGATAAAGACTGGGTATATGGGTACGTATGAGAAATGTATCGCATGCCCGCAATATGCGCGAACTTTTCAAAGAAGATGGATACTTTAGTCATATGCGAGTACACCAGCGACAATGTATCATGTAGGTACAAAGTCAGGTATATGACCAAAAAgatggctcctcaatctaaatatttggactgaggagccacctttTTGGTCATATAACTTTTAAACTATTAAGTATACTTACTACAAATTCAGAGATTGatcctacaatactttttaacttactactaaataagtacaaaatttcattaagatacaaaaagtggctcctcaatcctgatggacataatTTAATACTTCATAGTTGAAGCAGTCGCTTCGGCAGTCTGAATTAATCGAGGAAGGGGAAATTATGTACGTAAAAAATCTCTGTGTTAGGTGTTTTCTTCTTGCTTTGCTAACTAAGAAAATGTTTTGATAGCAGACAAAGTATTATTGCCAATATCTTAACTAAGTACATACTTATTAGAATTCATAGGATGTCTTTTTCATAGTTCTACATAAACATTGAAAAGATTCTTACCATACTGAACACATAAACAATGACAAAATAAAGCAAGTTTATTCGGCGACTTTCTGTGGTTTCTGCCTATCCCTGGTCGTCAGTCGTGAAAATACGCCATTACATCGAGACGCTGCGCGCCATCTGCGCGCCAGCTAAAATCGCCgccaatcataaaaatattgacagtaaCGTCAaattttgacattgacagtgaCGTAACCTTGGTTAGAATTTCTGTCATttgatttttgtaaacaaaatattgtaggtaGCGGTTTGTTGAtaatgtgatttattttattttttattgtgtttgaataaattattactgtGACTCATTACGATAATTAAACGATagctaaacaataatttaaaaactaagcAATTATCTAACTCATAAGCTACAAGATATCAGCGATTTGATGATTCATCTACTCCGAGATTGTGTCACGCgtataagataaataaaaaacagtttaTTGGCTAACACTTATCTTTTAAAAGTGTATTTGGAATTCGAAAAGTATGTTGCATTGTGGTTATTGATAATTTTCGTACTTATCGATGTGGCATCTGTTTACTTTAGGTgagctatttttaaataatttgttttgaacTAACTATGCGTTAATATTAACAGCCTTGAACATTTACAATAGCCTTTGCTTGCCTGTAATGATGGTCCCCCTTCCAATCGGCGTGATTCATGCTTGTGACGACGCCGAGTTGTTGTTCAGCCGGGCGGGTATGCGGGAcggcgccgcgcgccgccgaaTGATGTCATAAACATTCGGATCGTGTTAGCGTCTGGTTGCTGTCAACACAACCTCATACCGTTACTCATACATTTGTGTGTTGTTCTAGTTTCATTACTTTTCTTGCTACAAACAACCAGTACCAGCGAAAACATGGATTCCAAGGCTCTTTCATCTGCTATTGCCCAATTTTCCGCCAAATTCTGTGTTGTAAGTACCtcaattatattgattttattttattctgggaTCTACgtaaataatatagaaatatgCACTATGAAAATCATAGTAAAGTTATTATATGTTGCAATATCcaagaacaataaaatataccATAACAATTAATACTATCACATATTAGAGTATTACAAACAGTGAACAAATAATAAAGGTTCATGCTAAATTATTAAAGTCAAAAGACTAACCCCAGCAAATGGTCATCTGATTGAAAACAAGTTGAGATCAATTATTTGTAACAGACAGGTAGTCAACACATATTTTAAAAGCGATGtaccttcatattttttaaatttattgatCCACACAGTTTTTACAATATCCATACTAGATCTTGTTCTTGCTGTCAGATAGACTGGCTTCGAAATTCGAAAGACACTTAGAACAAATTCAGTAAATTATATCTTATATTGAAAAAGAACAGAAGTTTCAACTACTAAACCTAGGCTACATACAAATGTTCTTTctcatgtttatttataatatctctAAGTGATTTCTGTATATTTTTCTGTATTAAATCATGCAAGAATATTTCGATTCAAAAATACTGTTAAATTACTCTTTTAATAGGGGCAATTTAACATCTTCGGGCTTATGACTATTTTTGTAACACCCACATGCACATACTTGTGTATTGACATAGCAACCGAGAATGATGGCCCTGTCAAAAACTATAGGATAGAAAGATCACTTATTTTACAAATCaaaacatttaccgtcttaccacaaaaactttttaatgtcagtttaaaacttgtctaaaaaaatgtcaaattatgacgttgacatatggttcattttggagccacattttttttagacaagtgtaaaacagtggttaaagtttttgtagtaaggccattaatacacagcataattatattatgaatacatcttaataaaaaagtttcactcgcatcccaaGTGAACTACTTActgcatataaataaaaatattactctaaTATAAGAAAATTCATCCAGTAATTTTTATGTGAAATAGAAACAAACATCTGTCTGTACATACTAATAcaaattttacatttataatattagtaggatgagCCATTATGCTTTTAAGAATGATAATTCCATGTCATTAGGTAGATTATTATCTCATTGTCATTTCCCCAACacaatccgtcttaccacaaaaacttttaaacgtcagtttatgccttgtctaaaaaaatgtcaaattatgacgttgacatatggttcattttgcagccaaaattttattagacaagtgtaaaacagggtttaaagtttttgtagtaaggccctatcAATCTTGCCAAGCAATTATCAGTTTtggaataagtaggtacttatcatAGTCCTGATATGATAAATTCTGAGAATCCCACCAATTATGAGTTTCTGACTGCAGTTTGTAATCAATTGTATTTAAAATGCATATAAAGCTTATAtatataatacaatatttttataaaagagatTCCTTGAGAAGTGCTTGTATTTCTCTAGAActacatataattaaaatatcctATTACATATTTCTCATCAGACACCAATTATTTGtttctaattgttttttaatattgttttgctaTTAGGCATCGCATTATCTGTTACACAACATATACAAATACTgtgattaaaaaaatgtataacacacTAAAGCAAATTGAAGGTCAAAGCAACAATTGAAATGTGACTTAAATTGCCATTGTTACTTTTTATAACACATTGTAAAAAATGTAACTaaagaagttatttttaatggatttttaatgttaattatgcCTACAGGAATTGGAGAAGGGCAAGAGTGTAGTGTCGTCACCATTGTCAGCAGAATTTGTATTGGCTCTGCTGACCCTGGGTACGACAGACCCCGCACATTCCGAGCTACTGACAGCACTGGGAATACCAGATGACGCATCTGTAAGTATTCACAAATctgtttaattttcatttccCTGAATTTTCGTGGAATCACATGACTACTAATGAATAGTCATGTCCATCTGACTAAGATAATGATTGGTACTAATTTATCAATAGCTTATTCATATAAAACGGAAAACAGATAATgtataaacatgtttttaattCTCACAAACACTAACATTCCTACACCAGAAAAACCAtgactattatattttttcagattcGTTCATCATTCTCTGAAGTTTCGTCCAAGTTGAGGGCCTTGAAAGGCGTCACTCTTAACGTGGCAAACAGGGTGTACGTTCAGGAAGGTCCTTATGACTTAGAGCCTAAATTAAAGGAGGATGCAGTCAAAGTTTTTAATGCTGCCATAGAGAAGCTCGACTTCGGAACTGGTGGAGCTGCCGTCGAAGTTATTAACGATTGGGTAGGTGGTTATATCTTCTGATTAATTTCAGCTGTTACATTTAAACTATGGTACGAAATATATAAACTCGTTTGATGTTCTGTTTTCAGGTGGCCAACCAGACCAATCAGAAGATTAAAGATCTGCTTAGCTCAGACAGTGTGGATGGCGACACTCGTCTAGTTCTCATTAACGCTCTCTATTTTAAAGTAAGCCTATCTTCAATGTAATTTACGATATTGTTTTCCACAGTATATTGCTTATTTCTTTTACCTTTTGTGATTATAGGGAACATGGAAGAAGCAGTTCGATCCCGCGAATACAATGAACCAGCCATTCCACATTACCGTGAACTCTTCGGTTGAAGTGCCCATGATGTACAAAGAGGACGACTATTTGTATGGTGATAGCAGTGACCTTCAGGCCCAGGTATAAATATAGACATGTACTAATAGTGCGCGCGCCGATATGCTCGGAATACCTCGAATTATTTCGCTAGTTTAAAAACGATAACGTAAACACTGCATAGAATCAATATTTATGTCtgccaataaaaaataaaactacttggATGATATAATTCTAACATATTGCAAACAATATTGGCAAATTATATTATGCATGCATTctgtttaaaataacattacatcTAATAAATGCAGCGTGGAATTGAAATACAATATCGTAAATAACCTTATGATAAGTAAAACACGCTAGGTACCcgttactaataaaaataagtgcCAAGAGGAATTCACAATGATATataataaggaaaataaatattatcgaCCACTTATAACTATGACTTCTGAGTCAATTCTGAAAAATATatcatattaattatattttcagctCTTGGAAATGCCTTACCAAGGCGGAGAGGCGACCATGCTTGTGGTGTTGCCGCATGAAGTCGAAGGCCTCGACAGTGTGTTGTCCAAGTTGGCCAGTGGATTCGACCTCATGTCCGAAGTGGACAAAATGTACAAAACTAAAGTACAAGTAACTATTCCTAAGTTCAAGATTGAAACTGAAATTGATTTGGCTCAGCTGTTGCCCAAGGTtggttcttattattattatcgcAATTGTCACTGTTACTCAATACCCACATATTTTTGCAGCAGAAAGTTATGTAAGTAGTTTCTTATCTAACGATTAAAGAATTGTCAACATTCTTCAACAGGCAAAAACTGATAAAAGTATCCAATCAATCATTAAGTTTAAACCTTCGACAgcacttaacaacaaaaatagatttttaggtcgaacaaatatttttgaccTATCGAATATTGAAACTTCAATCGATCACAAACTTGGCTTCCCTTAGCAACACGTATaacaatcatatattttttactgtagTATATCTTTCACTGACAGTAATTCATTATTGTGCTGGTCATTCAAGTTTATCAATGTATCTGaagataagattttttttatgtaaaatatctcCGTAGTATTCCTAAATTTTTtagctgggaagaagaaatagTGGAACAAACTCACCATACAGTGACAAGGATTGCCTTGAGCTGTCGTTACTTACCCACGAGCTCcttttaataaatgaattattaaaacaaatgactgttATTTTAGCTTGGAATTAAATCGATCTTCAACCGTGAAAATTCGGGTCTGACAAAGGTGTTGAATGTAGAAGAACCTCTGTTTGTATCGAAAGCGGTGCAAAAGGCATTCATTGAAGTGAACGAAGAGGGCGCTGAGGCCGCCGCCGCTACCGGTAAGCATGATAACACTCGTACCTTTCAATATCCTTTTTGCCCGATAGCATTATCTCTAATCAACATTTCCATTACTAATgtggaatttattttaaaacaacattggtcactgatattttgtaattaccAAGTCTTATCTGATATTGAACTGTCATGATAAATGATTGGGTCTTACAAAGCGGACCTGCATCACTGAATTTCGGTATGATGAGGCTGATGGGATTCAGAATCACTTTGATATAAATAACGTCACACTTCCGTACGTAGTACGTATACAGTTCAATGCAAGAGCCTACCTGTACAACCGATTTCAAAAAGGGGGTGTTCTCAATGCGGTTAACCCAATGAAAACATGAACTAATTGGAATATGAACttattttctatatatttaCTGAAGTCCAAATCTAACACTTGTCTGGTGTCCTGCTCGAGAATTATAAACATGACATTCCACATGgccttattttaattattttcaagaGGCGCTGCCATCTACACAgcgtcattttttatttaatgacaaTTACTATCAACTAACGTAATATCAGTCAGTTTTACCATTATCATCCATGAAACCATGATTTTTCTTAATCAAACaccttgaataaaaaataacacccTATTTCTACTTCTAACGCACATAAGTAGTTTTAGTATCGTTTGAATAGGGATGAGGCAGGTCGGTACTGGCAGCCTGCTATACATGTTCCTCTTGGCTGGCTTGTGTGGTGCTTGCGTGTTGTGGGGCTGGTGCATAGTGTGTCGTTTAACTGTGTGGCGTGGTGTGTCTGCGTGTAGCGATGGcgacgcgccgcgcgcgctcggTGGCGCAGCAGTTCGCGGCCGACCGGGCGGCGCTGTGGCTGGTGTGCGTGGCGCGGCACGTGGCGCTGGCCGGCAGCTACCGGCCGCCGCGCGTCGTCCGCGATGAACTATAGTGGTGTGTGTGGCGCAGGCATGGTGATCATGATGCGGTGCGCGCGACCGCCGGCCGAGCGCTTCCGCGCGGACCGGCCATTCCTCTACATGCTCCTCGGCTCCGATCGCTCCCTGCTCTTCATGGGCGTCTATCGCGGCTGAACCCGACGAGTCTCAACACGACAAGTTTAAtcactattttattaattttgcacTAATAATTAAGACTGTAGTCATCTATAATCGAATAAGAGTACCGCTGATATCTTTGTCTAATCGCTGGACAACATTTTATATTGTGTTTAACGTTCAGATACAAGCTGGCACATCGGGTATATTACTCGCAAACGCCTACATAAAAATACACGgtgttttatttgataaaagattttttacttCTAAACCTCGCTACAAATTAATTGTGCCTTCGctaattacttacttacttatttagTAACTTATTTGGTGCCCGAATAATTAACACCGTGTAATATGGTACAAAATacctcaaagtattttttttattaaattgttaccATACtttaaaggttttattaaaattttaatattttaaactatgtttaattcatttattttcttaaaaatgtaGTTTTGACTGTACCTCATGTTTACGTCGCGTCATCTAACTTCTACACGGGGCGAGGAACGTTTACTAGTTCCTTCAAACGCCTCCTTTGGAAAccgttcattaaaaaaaaaaacaagcaccaatcaatcaagacctatctttgacagatgtctcaaggaacccaaacacctcgttagttaaataataactgatcgttttagtcaAGCCTACCGGCCTACCCCGccttacttgacctacaagaagacgcCTTATGGCTTCTCCGCACGTCTTTCCCTTCTCCATAGAGAATACTCAAACCAGTATGGCGTTTTATAACTCtttgataatataattcttTGTAATAATAGTATTTACACGTGGATGGAACGTTCCGTTtcataatttaaacaaaagatCTAGTtttctgtacctacctactctttCTTTGTTCATTAATTCTTCTTTCGTGGTATAAATTTGCTGCCCCTAAAGTATACCTTACGATCTGgaagttgtttttcttttgtaatttctTTTAAGTGTATTGAACGTAAGTACGAAGCTCCTTAACATTTGATGTTAGTTAATAGCAACTACACGTGCTGCTATTATAtactatactagcttccgccagcggcttcgcccgcgtggtgtgttgataaaaagtagcctatgtgttaatccagggtatcacctatctacatatcaaatttcaatcaaatcggtccagccgtttttgcgtgattgaataacaaacatacatccatacattctcacaaactttcacatttataatataagtaggatgtgtTGATATATTCAAGTAATAAGACAGTTCCATGCTGTCATTTCTGAGTTTAATTAGGAGTACTgtgtataacaataataacacaaATTAGAAACACTGTGAATTTGAGTGTTAATTGCACAGTAATGCATGACTACTTTTGCTGAAAACACGAACTCTACCCAACCAATTTTCATCCAATCCATGTTCAAAATATTGATGCCACGACTCCAAAAATTTCGTTGTTATTGACGTATTTTTCTTAATGACAATTCATCATCGTCAATTATGCTTTCTCAAGAATATATCTAAGTGGGTATATAAAATTAGGTAAATAACGTGAAATATCATAGCAACATGCACACACATTCTTTTGAGCTTTTGCGTTAATTGTGGTTGAGTCTGTGTTTGCATCTTTTTGTCAGCTTTTATCgcacaatatttatttgttttatgccACGGAATCTCGTAAGTGCAGATTTTCAGTATGTTATTAGTACTGAATATAGAGAGCTGAGTGAGTGACTTCTGTCAAACCATTTTGATAGAAGCTATGATTGATCAATGGTTTGTCCTAAATGTTGATGTTATGCCTTTTTCTATTCCTTTCCAGCGATGGTAGTTGCTATGTGTACTGCAAT harbors:
- the LOC124641297 gene encoding serine protease inhibitor 3/4-like isoform X3, with the translated sequence MWHLFTLVSLLFLLQTTSTSENMDSKALSSAIAQFSAKFCVELEKGKSVVSSPLSAEFVLALLTLGTTDPAHSELLTALGIPDDASIRSSFSEVSSKLRALKGVTLNVANRVYVQEGPYDLEPKLKEDAVKVFNAAIEKLDFGTGGAAVEVINDWVANQTNQKIKDLLSSDSVDGDTRLVLINALYFKGTWKKQFDPANTMNQPFHITVNSSVEVPMMYKEDDYLYGDSSDLQAQLLEMPYQGGEATMLVVLPHEVEGLDSVLSKLASGFDLMSEVDKMYKTKVQVTIPKFKIETEIDLAQLLPKLGIKSIFNRENSGLTKVLNVEEPLFVSKAVQKAFIEVNEEGAEAAAATAMATRRARSVAQQFAADRAALWLVCVARHVALAGSYRPPRVVRDEL
- the LOC124641297 gene encoding antichymotrypsin-2-like isoform X4, which produces MWHLFTLVSLLFLLQTTSTSENMDSKALSSAIAQFSAKFCVELEKGKSVVSSPLSAEFVLALLTLGTTDPAHSELLTALGIPDDASIRSSFSEVSSKLRALKGVTLNVANRVYVQEGPYDLEPKLKEDAVKVFNAAIEKLDFGTGGAAVEVINDWVANQTNQKIKDLLSSDSVDGDTRLVLINALYFKGTWKKQFDPANTMNQPFHITVNSSVEVPMMYKEDDYLYGDSSDLQAQLLEMPYQGGEATMLVVLPHEVEGLDSVLSKLASGFDLMSEVDKMYKTKVQVTIPKFKIETEIDLAQLLPKLGIKSIFNRENSGLTKVLNVEEPLFVSKAVQKAFIEVNEEGAEAAAATGMVIMMRCARPPAERFRADRPFLYMLLGSDRSLLFMGVYRG
- the LOC124641297 gene encoding antichymotrypsin-2-like isoform X2; translated protein: MWHLFTLVSLLFLLQTTSTSENMDSKALSSAIAQFSAKFCVELEKGKSVVSSPLSAEFVLALLTLGTTDPAHSELLTALGIPDDASIRSSFSEVSSKLRALKGVTLNVANRVYVQEGPYDLEPKLKEDAVKVFNAAIEKLDFGTGGAAVEVINDWVANQTNQKIKDLLSSDSVDGDTRLVLINALYFKGTWKKQFDPANTMNQPFHITVNSSVEVPMMYKEDDYLYGDSSDLQAQLLEMPYQGGEATMLVVLPHEVEGLDSVLSKLASGFDLMSEVDKMYKTKVQVTIPKFKIETEIDLAQLLPKLGIKSIFNRENSGLTKVLNVEEPLFVSKAVQKAFIEVNEEGAEAAAATAMVVAMCTAMLNEPRVIRFVANRPFFVTIVSGRVQYFTAAYYGNKE
- the LOC124641297 gene encoding antichymotrypsin-2-like isoform X1 yields the protein MWHLFTLVSLLFLLQTTSTSENMDSKALSSAIAQFSAKFCVELEKGKSVVSSPLSAEFVLALLTLGTTDPAHSELLTALGIPDDASIRSSFSEVSSKLRALKGVTLNVANRVYVQEGPYDLEPKLKEDAVKVFNAAIEKLDFGTGGAAVEVINDWVANQTNQKIKDLLSSDSVDGDTRLVLINALYFKGTWKKQFDPANTMNQPFHITVNSSVEVPMMYKEDDYLYGDSSDLQAQLLEMPYQGGEATMLVVLPHEVEGLDSVLSKLASGFDLMSEVDKMYKTKVQVTIPKFKIETEIDLAQLLPKLGIKSIFNRENSGLTKVLNVEEPLFVSKAVQKAFIEVNEEGAEAAAATAMGISTLSAMISFEPVPSFVADRPFLAIILTDRTPHFVAAYCGSEE